In Devosia sp. 1566, a single genomic region encodes these proteins:
- a CDS encoding TRAP transporter large permease subunit — protein MTLFVFLSSLLGAMAIGAPIAFALMFCGIVLMTYMGIFNPQIVAQNMVDGTNSFILLAIPFFILAGELMNAGGLSKRIIDFAISFVGHLRGGLGFVAIFAALIMASLSGSAAADTAALAAILIPMMSKAGYNVPRSAGLIAAGGIIAPVIPPSIAFIVFGVAANVSITQLFLAGIVPGLLMAVALLVAWSIVSRRDGVEVLPKQDWGARGRATLRAGWALMMPVIILGGIRFGIFTPTEAGVIAAVYAMFVGLFIYRELKLVDLYWVFLRAAKTTSVVLFLVAGALVSAWLITSANIPGEITRILEPVMGNQLLLMLLIMVLVFVVGTALDLTPTILILTPVLMPIVRQAGIDPVYFGVLFIMNNCIGLLTPPVGVVLNVVSGVARVPLGKVITGVMPFLLAHCFVLLLLVLFPELVLTPLRWLR, from the coding sequence ATGACGCTGTTCGTATTCCTCTCGTCACTGCTGGGCGCCATGGCTATCGGCGCACCGATCGCCTTTGCGCTGATGTTCTGCGGCATCGTGCTGATGACCTATATGGGCATCTTCAATCCCCAGATCGTCGCCCAGAACATGGTCGATGGCACCAACAGCTTCATTCTGCTGGCCATTCCGTTCTTCATCCTCGCTGGCGAGTTGATGAATGCGGGTGGCCTGTCCAAGCGCATCATCGATTTCGCCATCTCCTTTGTTGGGCATCTCCGTGGCGGCCTCGGCTTTGTCGCCATCTTCGCAGCCCTGATCATGGCCTCGCTGTCGGGTTCTGCCGCCGCCGATACGGCAGCGCTGGCCGCCATTCTGATCCCCATGATGAGCAAGGCCGGCTACAACGTGCCTCGTTCTGCTGGCTTGATCGCAGCGGGGGGCATTATCGCCCCAGTGATCCCACCTTCCATCGCCTTCATCGTTTTTGGCGTGGCCGCCAATGTGTCGATCACTCAGCTGTTCCTGGCCGGCATCGTGCCGGGCCTGCTGATGGCGGTGGCGCTGCTAGTTGCTTGGTCCATCGTGTCGCGCCGGGATGGCGTCGAGGTCCTGCCGAAGCAGGATTGGGGTGCCCGCGGCCGTGCCACCTTGCGTGCTGGCTGGGCGCTGATGATGCCCGTGATCATTCTGGGCGGCATTCGCTTCGGCATCTTTACGCCAACCGAGGCTGGTGTGATCGCCGCCGTATACGCCATGTTCGTCGGCCTGTTCATCTATCGCGAACTCAAGCTCGTCGATCTTTATTGGGTGTTCCTGCGCGCCGCCAAGACTACATCGGTGGTCCTGTTCCTGGTAGCGGGTGCGCTGGTTTCGGCCTGGCTCATCACCAGCGCCAACATCCCGGGCGAGATCACCCGCATTCTTGAGCCGGTGATGGGCAACCAACTGCTCCTGATGCTGCTCATCATGGTGCTGGTCTTCGTCGTCGGTACGGCGCTCGATCTCACCCCCACCATTCTCATCCTCACCCCGGTCCTGATGCCCATCGTGCGTCAGGCCGGTATCGACCCGGTCTACTTCGGCGTCCTGTTCATCATGAACAACTGCATCGGCCTGCTGACGCCGCCCGTTGGTGTCGTGCTCAATGTGGTGAGCGGCGTGGCGCGCGTGCCCCTTGGCAAGGTTATCACCGGCGTGATGCCGTTCCTGCTGGCGCACTGTTTTGTGTTGCTGCTGCTGGTGCTGTTTCCAGAACTTGTCCTCACGCCGTTGCGCTGGCTGCGCTAG
- a CDS encoding TRAP transporter substrate-binding protein yields the protein MTLKALLAASVSATLIAALTVPASAEVSQRTIRIANGIAADHPVGDGVDAMTQCIAERTDGAWTVNAFWSSALGDDLQSAQSLRSGTLEMVISSSSPLVAIEPALGVFDLPFLISSEQEADALLDGEFGQYIADMMPKHNLVNLSYWENGFRNLSNSLRPVESLEDFKGMRVRVMQNNIFLDTFQTLGTNATPMAFGEVFTALETGAIDAQENPYVTIDTSRFFEVQDYVSNTRHAYTPFMVLFSKPIFDTYSAEEQQILQECSVVGRDVQRKASRTLSEQSLQRIKDAGLEVNDISPENMAKIREAVQGVYERSAATIGAEVVERVNAALAEIRG from the coding sequence ATGACACTCAAGGCACTTCTTGCCGCAAGCGTATCGGCAACTCTGATCGCGGCCCTGACCGTCCCGGCCAGCGCCGAAGTTTCCCAGCGCACCATTCGCATCGCCAACGGCATTGCCGCCGATCATCCGGTGGGCGACGGCGTCGATGCGATGACCCAGTGCATCGCCGAGCGCACTGACGGCGCCTGGACCGTCAACGCCTTCTGGAGCTCGGCGCTGGGCGACGATCTGCAGTCCGCCCAGTCCCTTCGCTCCGGCACGCTGGAAATGGTGATTTCCTCGAGCTCGCCACTTGTCGCCATCGAGCCGGCGCTGGGCGTGTTTGATCTGCCATTCCTGATCTCGAGCGAACAGGAAGCTGATGCCCTGCTGGATGGCGAATTCGGCCAGTACATCGCCGACATGATGCCGAAGCACAACTTGGTCAACTTGTCCTATTGGGAGAACGGCTTCCGCAATCTTTCCAACTCGCTGCGTCCGGTGGAAAGCCTTGAGGACTTCAAGGGCATGCGCGTTCGCGTGATGCAGAACAACATCTTCCTCGATACCTTCCAGACGCTGGGCACCAACGCCACGCCAATGGCATTCGGCGAAGTGTTCACGGCCCTCGAAACCGGCGCAATCGATGCGCAGGAAAACCCCTATGTGACGATCGACACCTCGCGCTTCTTTGAAGTGCAGGATTACGTCTCCAACACCCGCCACGCCTATACGCCGTTCATGGTCCTGTTCTCGAAGCCAATCTTTGACACCTACTCGGCCGAAGAGCAGCAGATCCTGCAGGAATGCTCCGTGGTTGGCCGCGACGTGCAGCGCAAAGCCAGCCGCACGCTTTCCGAGCAGTCGCTCCAGCGGATCAAGGATGCGGGCCTCGAGGTCAACGACATCTCGCCAGAGAACATGGCCAAGATCCGCGAAGCCGTGCAGGGCGTCTACGAGCGCAGTGCCGCCACCATCGGTGCCGAGGTCGTCGAGCGCGTCAACGCGGCCCTAGCCGAAATCCGCGGCTAA
- a CDS encoding mandelate racemase/muconate lactonizing enzyme family protein, producing the protein MKITGVETLRLAEFANIVWIILRTDEGVSGLGETFMGAAAVEAYIHETVAPKLIGRDPLQIEAINRDLIGYLGWRGAGVETRGNSAVDIALWDIFGKVLGVPISVALGGKSRDKIRTYNTCAGYRYIRDARAQSVANWGMGEAAPGPYEDLDAFLNRADDLAHSLLEQGITGMKIWPFDLAAERTNGLDISAEELTIALAPFERIRRAVGDKMDIMVEFHSLWKLPAAQRIARALKPYDTFWHEDPVRMDSLETLKAYAPHSDAMICASETLAYPHAFRDYLATGVAGVAMLDLSWCGGLSEARKIAALAEAHHIPVAPHDCTGPVVFMASCHFSLHARNTLIQESVRAFYTGWYTELVTALPLVSKGEISVTDAPGLGLELLPELFTRPDAIHRRSGADGEVT; encoded by the coding sequence ATGAAGATCACCGGCGTCGAAACGCTTCGGCTTGCCGAATTTGCCAACATTGTCTGGATTATTCTGCGCACCGACGAGGGCGTGAGCGGTCTGGGCGAAACCTTCATGGGCGCCGCAGCCGTTGAAGCCTATATCCACGAGACAGTTGCGCCAAAACTGATCGGCCGTGACCCGCTGCAGATCGAAGCCATTAATCGGGACCTGATCGGTTATCTTGGCTGGCGCGGGGCCGGTGTGGAAACACGCGGAAATTCCGCGGTGGATATCGCGCTTTGGGACATCTTCGGCAAAGTGCTTGGGGTGCCGATCTCGGTGGCCCTGGGTGGCAAGTCGCGCGACAAGATCCGCACCTACAACACCTGCGCCGGCTACCGTTACATCCGCGATGCGCGCGCGCAAAGTGTTGCCAATTGGGGCATGGGCGAAGCCGCCCCCGGTCCATACGAAGACTTGGACGCATTCCTCAACCGCGCCGACGATCTAGCCCACTCCCTGCTCGAGCAGGGCATCACCGGCATGAAGATCTGGCCCTTCGACTTGGCGGCCGAGCGCACCAATGGCCTGGATATCTCTGCCGAGGAGCTCACCATCGCTCTGGCGCCCTTTGAGCGCATACGCCGGGCGGTAGGCGACAAGATGGACATCATGGTGGAGTTCCACTCACTGTGGAAGCTGCCGGCCGCCCAGCGCATCGCCCGAGCGCTCAAGCCCTACGACACCTTCTGGCACGAAGATCCTGTTCGCATGGATAGCCTCGAGACGCTCAAGGCCTATGCCCCCCATTCCGATGCGATGATCTGTGCCTCCGAAACGCTGGCCTATCCCCATGCCTTCCGCGACTATCTCGCGACCGGTGTCGCGGGCGTTGCCATGCTCGATCTGTCCTGGTGCGGTGGCCTCTCCGAAGCCCGGAAAATTGCTGCACTCGCCGAAGCGCACCACATTCCGGTGGCGCCCCATGATTGCACGGGTCCCGTCGTGTTCATGGCCTCCTGCCATTTTTCGCTCCATGCGCGAAACACCCTGATCCAGGAGTCGGTGCGAGCCTTTTACACCGGCTGGTACACCGAGCTTGTGACCGCGTTGCCCCTCGTCAGCAAAGGCGAGATTTCGGTCACCGACGCGCCCGGCTTGGGGCTTGAGCTTCTGCCTGAGTTGTTTACCCGCCCCGATGCCATCCACCGCCGCTCAGGCGCCGACGGAGAAGTGACGTGA
- a CDS encoding DMT family transporter — MSPARMGVLVMLLAMFLFSLNDAMGKWLVSTYSVGQVLLLRSAVALLILLPFLWKAGLRPILSAERPWLQFMRVVFSTAEVFCFYWAVYYLPLADVMTYWLAAPIYVAALSPILLKEKVGPVRWAAIALGFVGVLVALTPSGEINFIALGAALVGTLAFALMMITGRSLRGTPDTTLVLFQLGGALVAGLVLTPFSWTTPTAPDFLLLGALGVVAMVAHIGVNRAVKLADAATIAPLQYTLLPWAIILGYLFFGDLPRPLTLLGAAIILASSFIIYLRENRAKTELGAAQPEPG; from the coding sequence ATGTCCCCCGCTCGAATGGGGGTGCTCGTCATGCTGCTGGCGATGTTCCTGTTCTCGCTCAATGATGCGATGGGCAAGTGGCTGGTCTCGACCTATTCGGTCGGTCAGGTCCTGCTGCTGCGCTCCGCCGTGGCGCTGCTGATCCTCTTGCCCTTCCTGTGGAAAGCGGGACTGCGCCCGATCCTTTCGGCCGAGCGCCCGTGGCTGCAGTTCATGCGCGTCGTGTTCTCCACCGCCGAAGTGTTCTGCTTTTACTGGGCGGTGTATTATCTGCCGCTCGCCGACGTGATGACCTACTGGCTTGCCGCGCCCATCTATGTCGCAGCCCTTTCGCCAATCCTGCTCAAGGAAAAGGTCGGTCCGGTGCGCTGGGCGGCCATTGCCCTGGGCTTTGTCGGCGTGCTCGTGGCGCTGACGCCCTCGGGTGAGATCAATTTCATTGCGCTCGGCGCCGCATTGGTCGGCACGCTGGCCTTTGCGCTAATGATGATCACTGGCCGCAGCCTGCGCGGCACGCCCGATACCACGCTGGTGCTGTTCCAGCTCGGCGGCGCACTGGTCGCAGGCCTGGTGCTGACCCCCTTCAGCTGGACCACGCCCACCGCCCCCGACTTCCTGCTGCTCGGCGCGCTCGGCGTTGTGGCCATGGTGGCCCATATCGGGGTCAATCGTGCGGTCAAGCTGGCCGATGCGGCAACCATCGCGCCCCTGCAATACACCCTGCTGCCCTGGGCCATCATCCTGGGCTATCTATTCTTCGGCGATCTGCCGCGCCCGCTGACGCTCCTCGGCGCGGCCATCATCCTCGCCTCGAGCTTCATCATCTATCTGCGCGAAAACCGCGCCAAGACCGAACTCGGCGCGGCCCAGCCTGAACCGGGTTGA
- the dld gene encoding D-lactate dehydrogenase has product MDRLIETFEAIVGPGHVHVGERATRRFRKGYRYGDGEILAAVRPATLLEQWRVLEACVAADVIVIFQAANTGLTGGSTPAGNDYDRPIVIINTMRIDRIDLIEEGRQVIALPGATLDKLEKALRPIGREPHSVIGSSCIGASVTGGVCNNSGGSLIRRGPAYTQFALYAQIDAEGRLQLVNHLGVALGDDPETVLSRLDRKDYRDSDITHASNQWASDKQYCEHVRDIDAPTPARFNADPRRHYEASGSAGRIGVFAVRLDTFEADKDVTVFYIGANDPNTLGEIRRDILARFENLPIAGEYIHREAYETAQVYGKDLFLFIRAFGTDNVPKAYAAKSWFDGLTEQLRLGSTIGDHVLNALARLWPEHLPKRMNEYRDRYAHHLLLKMGGAGVAEARQYLAARLPSGDADFFECTKEEGEAAFLHRFVVGGSVVRYRATHKKTVENIVALDVALPRNAVDWFETLPASITERIERTIYCGHFFCHVLHQEYLAKKGVDCHALEEEMLAILDTRGAQYPAEHNVGHLYKAQPALEDFYRSLDPTNSFNPGIGKTSRKKMWAA; this is encoded by the coding sequence ATGGATCGGCTGATTGAAACTTTCGAAGCGATCGTCGGACCGGGACATGTGCATGTGGGCGAGCGCGCCACCCGCCGCTTCCGCAAGGGCTATCGCTATGGTGACGGGGAGATCCTCGCGGCCGTGCGGCCGGCAACGCTGCTCGAGCAATGGCGGGTGCTCGAGGCCTGCGTCGCGGCTGATGTGATCGTCATCTTTCAGGCGGCCAATACCGGGCTGACGGGCGGGTCAACGCCTGCAGGCAACGACTATGATCGGCCCATTGTCATCATCAACACGATGCGGATCGACCGGATCGACCTCATCGAGGAAGGGCGGCAGGTGATCGCCCTGCCCGGCGCCACCCTAGACAAGCTGGAAAAAGCGCTCCGCCCCATAGGCCGCGAGCCGCATTCGGTTATTGGCTCGAGCTGCATCGGGGCGTCGGTCACGGGCGGGGTGTGCAACAATTCGGGTGGCTCGCTGATCCGGCGCGGGCCGGCCTACACGCAGTTTGCCCTTTATGCGCAGATCGATGCGGAAGGACGATTGCAGCTGGTCAACCATCTGGGTGTGGCGCTGGGCGATGATCCCGAGACGGTGCTGTCGCGGCTGGACCGCAAGGATTATCGGGACAGCGACATCACCCATGCGAGCAATCAGTGGGCCTCGGACAAGCAATATTGCGAGCATGTGCGCGATATCGATGCCCCGACGCCGGCACGGTTCAATGCCGATCCACGGCGGCACTATGAGGCTTCGGGCTCGGCCGGCCGCATCGGCGTTTTTGCGGTGCGGCTCGATACGTTCGAGGCCGATAAGGATGTGACCGTGTTCTATATCGGCGCTAATGACCCCAATACGTTGGGGGAGATCCGGCGCGATATCCTCGCCAGGTTCGAAAACCTGCCGATTGCCGGGGAATATATCCACCGGGAGGCCTATGAGACCGCGCAGGTCTACGGCAAGGATTTGTTCCTGTTCATCCGAGCTTTCGGCACCGACAATGTGCCCAAGGCCTATGCGGCCAAGAGCTGGTTCGATGGCCTGACCGAGCAGCTGCGGCTGGGCTCGACCATTGGCGACCATGTGCTCAACGCGCTGGCGCGACTATGGCCCGAGCACCTGCCCAAGCGCATGAACGAGTATCGCGACCGCTATGCCCATCACCTGCTGCTCAAGATGGGCGGCGCCGGCGTGGCTGAAGCGCGCCAGTATCTTGCCGCGCGCCTGCCAAGTGGGGATGCGGACTTTTTCGAATGCACCAAGGAGGAAGGGGAAGCTGCGTTCCTCCATCGCTTCGTCGTGGGTGGTTCAGTGGTGCGCTATCGCGCCACGCACAAAAAGACGGTCGAGAATATTGTGGCGCTCGATGTCGCCCTGCCCCGCAATGCGGTTGATTGGTTCGAAACCCTGCCTGCCAGCATTACCGAGCGGATCGAGCGCACGATCTATTGCGGGCATTTCTTCTGCCATGTGCTGCACCAGGAATATCTGGCCAAGAAGGGCGTGGATTGCCATGCGCTCGAAGAAGAGATGCTGGCGATCCTCGACACGCGGGGCGCGCAATATCCGGCCGAGCACAATGTGGGGCATCTCTATAAGGCGCAGCCGGCGCTTGAGGATTTCTATCGGAGCCTTGATCCAACCAACAGCTTCAACCCTGGCATCGGCAAGACCTCCCGCAAGAAGATGTGGGCGGCCTGA
- a CDS encoding cupin domain-containing protein, with the protein MKLFAQANETSWTELGPGNKRRVLIHTDELMQVEFAFEAGAIGALHSHPHIQVSYVAEGSFEVTIDGVTQTVGEGGSFIVPSGLVHGVKALERGRLVDVFTPHRADFL; encoded by the coding sequence ATGAAGCTTTTTGCACAGGCGAACGAAACCTCCTGGACCGAACTGGGCCCGGGCAATAAACGCCGGGTGCTGATCCACACCGACGAGTTGATGCAGGTCGAGTTCGCCTTCGAGGCCGGTGCGATCGGCGCCCTCCATAGCCATCCCCATATCCAGGTGAGCTATGTGGCGGAGGGCTCGTTCGAAGTCACCATCGACGGGGTAACCCAAACCGTGGGCGAGGGGGGCAGCTTCATCGTGCCGTCAGGGCTGGTCCATGGCGTCAAGGCGCTTGAGCGGGGCCGCCTCGTGGATGTGTTCACGCCACATCGTGCCGATTTCCTCTAA
- the kduD gene encoding 2-dehydro-3-deoxy-D-gluconate 5-dehydrogenase KduD, which produces MDLSAFSLQGNTVVVTGANTGIGQGIAVSVGRAGARVIGVGRSSMDETAGLLAELAAPFVPVQADLSSSSAAQAMFDAVWDQHGPIDGLVNNAGIIRRADAVDLTEADWDDVMDTNLKSMFFLCQALGRKALAANRPARIVNIASMLSFQGGVRVASYTASKSGVLGITRLLANEWAARGINVNAIAPGYIQTNNTAALRADPERSSAILGRIPAGRWGAPADIGDAAVFLLSNAANYMHGAVIPVDGGWLAR; this is translated from the coding sequence ATGGACCTTTCGGCATTCAGCCTTCAAGGCAATACGGTGGTGGTGACCGGCGCCAATACGGGGATCGGCCAAGGCATCGCCGTATCGGTCGGACGGGCCGGCGCACGCGTGATCGGGGTTGGCCGATCCAGCATGGATGAAACTGCGGGGTTGCTGGCCGAACTGGCGGCCCCGTTCGTGCCAGTGCAGGCAGACCTGAGTTCAAGCAGCGCCGCCCAAGCCATGTTCGATGCCGTCTGGGACCAACATGGTCCGATTGATGGGCTGGTCAACAATGCTGGCATCATCAGGCGGGCCGATGCGGTTGACCTCACGGAAGCCGATTGGGACGATGTGATGGACACCAATCTCAAGAGCATGTTCTTTCTGTGCCAGGCCTTGGGGCGGAAGGCGCTGGCGGCGAACCGCCCGGCGCGGATCGTCAACATCGCCTCCATGCTCAGCTTTCAGGGTGGCGTGCGGGTGGCGAGCTATACGGCGTCCAAGAGCGGTGTGCTCGGCATCACCCGGCTGCTGGCCAATGAATGGGCGGCGCGGGGCATCAACGTCAATGCCATTGCCCCCGGCTATATCCAGACCAACAACACCGCGGCCCTGCGGGCCGATCCGGAACGTTCGTCCGCGATCCTCGGGCGGATTCCAGCGGGGCGCTGGGGTGCCCCTGCCGATATTGGCGATGCGGCAGTGTTCTTGCTGTCCAACGCTGCAAACTACATGCATGGCGCTGTCATCCCCGTGGATGGCGGCTGGCTCGCGAGGTAA
- the kduI gene encoding 5-dehydro-4-deoxy-D-glucuronate isomerase gives MTTEHEIRFAIDPVSAATMNTEELREHFLIESLFTPGAVNWTYTHYDRMAVGGAMPAGSPLTLESIAPTGTAAFLDRRELIAVNVGGPGSIEADGTRHELAPRDMLYIGMGSQAVTFASAGESEPAKFYLLSAPAHAGYPTKLIRQSDAKRLDLGSQETANERSIFQFVNADSVQTCQLVVGLTSFARGSVWNTMPAHVHDRRMEAYLYFDLKPDALVVHLMGEPEETRHLIVRNEQAVISPPWSIHAGAGTGSYTFIWAMAGDNVDYTDVEKVGMDQLL, from the coding sequence ATGACCACTGAACATGAAATTCGCTTTGCCATCGACCCGGTCAGCGCGGCCACCATGAACACCGAGGAATTGCGGGAGCATTTCCTGATCGAGAGCCTGTTTACGCCGGGCGCAGTAAACTGGACCTATACCCATTATGATCGCATGGCCGTGGGTGGCGCCATGCCGGCAGGCTCGCCGCTCACGCTTGAATCCATTGCGCCTACTGGCACGGCGGCTTTTCTGGATCGGCGCGAACTGATTGCCGTTAATGTTGGCGGGCCCGGCAGCATCGAGGCGGATGGCACCAGGCACGAACTCGCGCCGCGCGACATGCTTTATATCGGCATGGGCAGCCAAGCGGTCACGTTCGCTTCGGCCGGCGAGAGCGAGCCGGCCAAGTTCTACCTGCTGAGCGCACCGGCACACGCCGGGTACCCGACCAAGCTCATCCGGCAGAGCGACGCCAAGCGGCTCGACCTCGGCAGCCAGGAAACGGCCAACGAGCGTTCGATCTTCCAGTTCGTCAACGCCGATAGCGTGCAGACCTGCCAGTTGGTGGTCGGGCTGACGAGTTTTGCCCGGGGTTCGGTGTGGAACACCATGCCGGCCCATGTGCATGACCGGCGCATGGAAGCTTATCTCTACTTCGATCTCAAGCCCGATGCGCTGGTGGTGCATCTGATGGGCGAGCCCGAAGAAACCCGGCACCTTATCGTGCGCAACGAGCAGGCGGTGATTTCCCCGCCCTGGTCGATCCATGCAGGCGCAGGCACGGGGTCGTATACTTTTATCTGGGCCATGGCCGGCGACAATGTCGACTATACCGATGTCGAGAAGGTCGGCATGGATCAACTGCTGTGA
- a CDS encoding FadR/GntR family transcriptional regulator produces MSATESSPALRRPKLADLVTGTLRRRIAAGEYDASGKLPTEGQMTTIFGVSRTVVREAIAALAADGLVQSRQGAGVFVVPSPASPFNALGAESANKISVAINVLEVRMGIEIEAAGLAAVRRSASQEAAIHEAWNEFGRLLKLGIPTGKTDFAFHRAIAAATNNPFYTEVLEALGSRTIPCDVASPWSTETVLSREYQAGLQREHRDIMEAISAQDAAAAREAMRQHLSRSQERYRARLRTV; encoded by the coding sequence ATGAGCGCAACCGAAAGCTCCCCTGCCCTGCGAAGACCAAAGCTTGCTGACCTCGTGACCGGAACGCTGCGCCGGCGGATCGCGGCGGGCGAATATGACGCCAGCGGCAAGCTGCCGACCGAGGGCCAGATGACGACGATCTTCGGCGTCAGCCGCACGGTGGTGCGCGAGGCAATCGCAGCTCTTGCAGCCGACGGGCTGGTGCAGTCGCGCCAGGGCGCCGGGGTGTTCGTTGTGCCCAGTCCGGCCAGCCCCTTCAACGCCCTGGGGGCGGAAAGCGCCAACAAGATTTCCGTCGCCATCAACGTGCTTGAAGTGCGTATGGGCATCGAGATCGAAGCCGCGGGTCTGGCAGCGGTGCGGCGCAGCGCCAGCCAGGAAGCTGCCATTCATGAGGCCTGGAACGAGTTTGGCCGTTTGCTCAAGCTGGGAATTCCCACGGGCAAGACAGACTTCGCTTTCCATCGGGCGATTGCCGCGGCAACCAACAACCCATTCTACACCGAGGTGCTCGAAGCGCTGGGTAGCCGAACCATTCCATGCGATGTGGCCTCGCCCTGGAGCACCGAAACTGTTCTAAGCCGTGAGTATCAGGCCGGGCTGCAGCGAGAACACCGCGATATCATGGAGGCGATCTCGGCACAGGACGCGGCCGCCGCACGTGAGGCCATGCGCCAGCATCTTTCCCGCAGCCAGGAGCGCTATCGCGCCCGCCTGCGCACCGTCTAA